In the Pontibacillus yanchengensis genome, one interval contains:
- a CDS encoding YwgA family protein — MLNDHAKLVKFFSQCDEVVGRKRLQKMIYILKKAGFPFEERYQFHFYGPYSEELTLRVEELCNLGFLQETWEKKSNYSQYRYALTEGGEEFLEHYPNMTFPRMTGLIEGMNEKSSRFLELVSTMMYFDDLTREEVEEKVQAVKSKQNYTEEELQEAWSFIDRMLQQ, encoded by the coding sequence TTGTTGAATGATCACGCCAAATTGGTTAAGTTTTTTTCGCAGTGTGATGAAGTCGTAGGAAGAAAAAGACTCCAGAAAATGATCTATATTTTAAAGAAGGCTGGCTTCCCATTTGAAGAACGCTATCAATTCCACTTTTATGGACCATACTCAGAGGAATTAACACTACGTGTGGAAGAGCTGTGTAACCTTGGATTCCTACAAGAAACGTGGGAAAAGAAAAGCAATTACTCCCAATATCGATACGCCCTGACAGAGGGTGGCGAAGAATTTCTTGAGCACTATCCAAATATGACATTCCCTCGAATGACAGGCCTCATCGAAGGAATGAATGAGAAAAGCTCCCGTTTTCTCGAGCTTGTATCTACGATGATGTACTTTGATGATCTCACAAGAGAAGAAGTCGAAGAAAAAGTACAAGCCGTTAAGAGTAAACAGAACTATACAGAAGAAGAACTCCAAGAAGCATGGAGCTTCATTGACCGCATGCTTCAACAATAG